The proteins below are encoded in one region of Engraulis encrasicolus isolate BLACKSEA-1 chromosome 1, IST_EnEncr_1.0, whole genome shotgun sequence:
- the LOC134456228 gene encoding protein FAM83G-like isoform X3 — protein MWISFGTFWRRRVAVYIVIDTAAVNQFLHMCTRASMHTGHLQFLRVRSTGGSEFYTRSAQLICGTLAQRFLLVDGDKAISGSYSFTWSASRLDRNLITVLSGQAVETFDRQFRDLWLTSRGVSLSSIPLDELPAPDPAPAPAPNPVPSAAVARKMINPKYALVSADTASRTSSDKNSKNSAAATTTHNALQRANRAQRGGAKLVHTHPGLLGLAKADLVAYLPIWPEPDPPSDVIGYINIRDVSRPAPAHLMRSQLAETSQAIRFSRPLPTTHTDKPTDPQTHTHTDTHTQPQTHIHTNIHPEAQTHTETHTRNDAQSGTHTDDQRKTQSHTHSSSSPAGAKTNTHTHTHTPHTQQSPTPDTHTAPVNTHAQLSSTHTSDTHKQTQGLDKNTQQTHTTEDKNTSLKHTTDTNTPLSHPSTPPTPKPRTVKLRLNSDGTDIRTHTRADADTHKPSHTPHSNTHKSSHTPRARRQAKPTHTHKASAEQTHTARVEQPSSEHMHSSSSEEYEDPIENTHTQNTHNTPPGTHTHHEDEDDDMGVGVVMRGQGSDASEEFYDCDSADATSCHGDLTSGDTSHDDHTPSSQEPHPPADSPFTQRLNLMARLSQSMLDLRPQPPTQCFKSSSRSPGRESHGRVGGAKVVIAKPGGYIGSGAIGRSPASRNTIGRSPACRPVIGGARYWQDRLSSSGHASPTHTPQDVHTHAHTRYGRPVRRQTALFAHSSCSPTRRYGAHTHALTHAHTHTQSPSPARRTHTNTYYRRGTHTLSCPPTARHTHTISESPSPRAHSRTKAATATGSRGVAKATNSRKKGSAGHKK, from the exons ATGTGGATATCTTTCGGGACCTTCTGGAG GAGGAGGGTGGCGGTTTACATCGTCATAGATACGGcagctgtcaatcaattcctgcacatgtgcacacgagCGAGCATGCACACGGGACACTTACAG ttTCTGCGTGTGCGTTCTACAGGGGGTTCTGAGTTCTATACGCGTTCAGCTCAGCTGATCTGTGGAACTCTCGCTCAACGCTTCCTATTGGTGGACGGAGACAAAGCTATATCAGGATCATACAg ttttacatGGTCTGCTTCTAGACTGGATCGTAACCTGATCACGGTTCTAAGTGGCCAGGCCGTCGAGACCTTCGATCGTCAGTTCCGTGACCTCTGGCTGACGTCTCGTGGCGTCTCCCTCTCTTCGATCCCATTGGATGAGCTGCCGGCCCCTGACCCTGCCCCCGCTCCCGCCCCCAACCCCGTTCCCTCGGCAGCGGTTGCCAGGAAGATGATCAACCCCAAATACGCGCTGGTCTCCGCGGATACCGCTAGCCGCACCTCGTCTGACAAGAACAGCAAGAACAGCGCCGCGGCAACCAcgacccataatgcactgcagcGCGCCAACCGGGCTcagaggggaggagctaag CTGGTCCATACCCACCCGGGTCTGTTGGGATTAGCTAAAGCTGATCTGGTGGCCTACCTCCCCATCTGGCCTGAGCCCGACCCTCCCAGCGACGTGATTGGATACATCAACATTCGGGATGTCAGCAG GCCTGCTCCAGCTCACCTGATGCGTTCCCAGCTGGCTGAGACCTCGCAAGCCATTCGCTTCAGTCGGCCactgcccaccacacacactgacaaacccACCGacccgcagacacacacgcacaccgacacacacacacagccgcagacgcacatacacaccaacatacaccctgaggcccagacacacacagagacacacacacgcaatgacgcgcagtctggcacacacactgatgaccagcggaaaacacaatcacacacgcacagcagcagCTCGCCGGCCGgagccaaaacaaacacacacactcacacacacacgccacacacacagcagtcaccgaccccagacacacacactgcacctgttaacacacacgcacagctatcatccacacacacctcagacacccacaaacaaacacaaggcttagacaaaaacacacaacaaacacacactactgaagacaaaaacacatccctcaaacacaccacagacacaaacaccccaCTGTCGCACCCCTCTACGCCTCCCACCCCCAAACCTCGCACCGTCAAGCTGCGCCTCAACAGCGATGGTACTgacatcaggacacacacacgtgcagacgcagacacacacaaaccctcacacacaccacactctaacacacacaaatCCTCACACACACCCCGTGCTCGCAGACAGGCcaaacccactcacacacacaaagccagcgcagaacaaacacacacagccagagtagAACAGCCGAGCTCAGAGCACATGCACTCGTCCAGCTCGGAGGAATATGAGGACCcgatagagaacacacacacacagaacacacacaatacaccacctggcacacacacacaccacgaggaCGAAGATGATGACATGGGGGTTGGCGTAGTAATGCGTGGCCAGGGTTCCGATGCCTCTGAGGAGTTCTATGACTGCGACTCTGCAGACGCTACAAGTTGCCACGGCGACCTCACCAGTGGAGACACCAGTCATGATGACCACACCCCCTCCAGCCAGGAGCCCCACCCCCCCGCCGACAG TCCCTTTACTCAGCGTCTGAACCTGATGGCTCGTCTCTCCCAATCAATGTTGGACCTCCGACCACAACCACCAACTCAG tgttTCAAGTCTTCTTCCAGGTCCCCAGGCAGAGAGAGTCATGGGAGAGTGGGTGGGGCTAAGGTGGTGATCGCTAAGCCGGGTGGCTACATCGGCTCAGGTGCTATTGGTCGGTCTCCTGCATCGCGCAACACAATTGGTCGATCTCCTGCATGCCGACCTGTGATTGGAGGAGCTCGCTACTGGCAGGACCGCCTCTCTTCTTCTGGCCACGCCTCCCCGACACACACGCCccaagacgtgcacacacacgcacacacgcgctatGGCAGGCCCGTGCGGAGACAGACCGCCCTGTTCGCACACAGCAGCTGCTCACCCACACGCCGctacggcgcacacacacatgcactcacacacgcgcacacacacactcagtccccCTCTCCtgcaagacgcacacacactaacacctacTACCgccgaggcacacacacactctcctgcccGCCcacggccagacacacacacactatctcagaGTCCCCCAGCccgcgcgcacactcacgcaccaAAGCAGCCACTGCCACAGGGTCAAGGGGCGTTGCCAAGGCAACAAACTCAAGGAAGAAAGGATCAGCTGGACACAAGAAATAA